In the genome of Nocardia sp. NBC_00416, one region contains:
- a CDS encoding GNAT family N-acetyltransferase, whose translation MRIRPFHETDRDALRQLFVRAGEGSPTESLWGHPESEAGIYLEPYMDHEPESLFLAEDDGALVGYLTGCLDTAAFLSEEQRIADAIRRHRLVLRRRPAAFFARSALDAAAVALRRDPSAGEIRDPRWPAHLHINIAPEARGTGAADGLMHRWFDRLTATGAPGCHLQTLVENTRAVRFFERMGFTAYGPTPLVPGLRYRGARVHQRTMIRA comes from the coding sequence ATGCGTATTCGGCCCTTCCACGAAACCGACCGCGACGCGTTGCGGCAGCTGTTCGTACGCGCCGGGGAGGGCTCCCCTACCGAAAGCCTCTGGGGGCATCCGGAATCGGAGGCCGGAATCTATCTCGAACCCTATATGGACCACGAGCCGGAGTCGCTGTTCCTGGCCGAGGACGACGGTGCACTCGTCGGTTACCTCACCGGCTGCCTCGACACCGCGGCTTTCCTCAGCGAGGAACAGCGGATCGCCGACGCCATCCGGCGGCACCGGCTCGTACTGCGCCGCCGCCCGGCCGCTTTCTTCGCCCGCAGTGCGCTCGACGCGGCCGCGGTGGCGCTGCGCCGCGATCCGAGCGCGGGCGAGATACGCGATCCGCGCTGGCCGGCGCATCTGCATATCAATATCGCTCCCGAAGCGCGCGGTACCGGTGCGGCGGACGGGCTGATGCACCGGTGGTTCGATCGGCTGACCGCGACAGGCGCACCGGGTTGCCATCTGCAGACGCTGGTCGAGAACACCAGGGCCGTCCGGTTCTTCGAGCGGATGGGTTTCACCGCCTACGGCCCCACGCCGCTGGTGCCCGGTCTGCGCTACCGGGGTGCGCGGGTACACCAGCGGACCATGATCCGCGCTTGA
- a CDS encoding histidinol-phosphate transaminase — MTTPDSEKSTAITVPGSAIGLDALPLRENLRGKSPYGAPQLSVPVQLNTNENPHPPSRALVDEVAAAVRAAAADLHRYPDRDAVALRTDLAAYLTRQTGFAVDTSNVWAANGSNEILQQLLQAFGGPGRRALGFVPSYSMHPIISEGIDTEWVEAKRGADFAIDIDAALAAIAERRPDVVFVTSPNNPTGHSVAPADLARILDAAPGIVIVDEAYAEFSAAPSAIGLIDRYPAKLVVSRTMSKAFAFAGGRLGYLVAAPAVIDALLLVRLPYHLSVVTQAAARAALRHADETLGSVAELAAQRDRVARELTEMGYEVVPSDANFLLFGKFENAARAWQHYLDEGVLIRDVGIGGYLRATIGLAAENDEFLRAGAKLAATELTAQR, encoded by the coding sequence GTGACCACACCCGACTCCGAAAAGAGCACCGCGATCACCGTTCCCGGATCCGCCATCGGGCTCGACGCGTTGCCGCTGCGCGAGAACCTGCGGGGCAAATCCCCCTACGGCGCACCGCAACTCAGCGTTCCGGTGCAGCTCAACACCAACGAGAACCCGCATCCACCGAGTCGGGCACTGGTCGACGAAGTGGCCGCGGCCGTCCGGGCCGCGGCCGCCGATCTACACCGCTACCCGGATCGCGACGCGGTCGCGCTGCGCACCGATCTCGCGGCCTATCTCACCAGGCAAACCGGGTTCGCCGTGGATACCTCCAATGTGTGGGCGGCCAACGGCTCCAACGAGATCCTGCAGCAGCTGCTGCAGGCGTTCGGCGGACCCGGCCGGCGGGCGCTCGGTTTCGTTCCGTCGTATTCGATGCATCCGATCATCTCCGAGGGCATCGATACCGAATGGGTCGAGGCGAAACGCGGCGCCGATTTCGCCATCGATATCGACGCCGCGCTGGCCGCCATCGCCGAACGCCGGCCCGACGTCGTCTTCGTGACCAGCCCGAACAACCCCACCGGGCACAGTGTCGCGCCCGCCGACCTGGCCCGGATCCTCGACGCGGCACCCGGAATCGTCATTGTGGACGAGGCCTACGCCGAGTTCTCCGCGGCGCCCAGCGCCATCGGCCTCATCGACCGGTACCCGGCGAAACTCGTCGTCAGCCGGACGATGAGCAAGGCGTTCGCGTTCGCAGGCGGTCGCCTCGGCTATCTCGTCGCCGCCCCCGCGGTCATCGACGCGCTATTGCTGGTGCGGCTGCCGTACCACCTCTCGGTGGTGACCCAGGCGGCGGCGCGGGCCGCGCTGCGGCATGCCGACGAAACCCTGGGCAGTGTCGCCGAACTGGCCGCCCAACGCGACCGGGTCGCCCGGGAGCTGACCGAGATGGGGTACGAGGTGGTGCCCAGTGATGCGAACTTCCTGCTGTTCGGCAAATTCGAGAACGCCGCGCGCGCCTGGCAGCACTACCTGGACGAAGGTGTGCTGATCCGCGATGTCGGAATCGGCGGATACCTGCGCGCCACCATCGGATTGGCCGCCGAGAACGACGAATTCCTGCGGGCCGGCGCGAAACTGGCCGCCACCGAATTGACAGCGCAGCGCTGA
- a CDS encoding arylamine N-acetyltransferase family protein, translating to MSKPADAAYHWNGDALDLDAYLTRIAYTGPRTPTLSVLRDLVAAHTTAVPFENLEAVLGRPVPLDLETLQDKLIRRRRGGYCYENVVLFAAALERFGFGITGLSGRVTMGSGGLRPATHALLRVTVADDDRVWLADVGFGHGPSEPYALVDEPEEFRLGGWRFRLERTRGELGGDQWVLHQFVGAGWVDRYTFTMDPQYRIDYEVGNHFVSTSPRSPFTQRPFVQRFLPGVHHTLDGRAMTTEYPDGTSVSREFELAQLPKVLTEVFDIDLAGEDAEALIHAPWTTR from the coding sequence ATGTCGAAGCCGGCGGATGCCGCGTATCACTGGAACGGCGATGCACTGGATCTGGACGCGTACCTGACGCGGATCGCATACACCGGCCCGCGCACTCCGACGTTGTCCGTGTTGCGCGACCTGGTCGCCGCGCACACCACCGCCGTACCGTTCGAGAATCTGGAGGCGGTGCTGGGGCGGCCGGTCCCACTGGACCTGGAAACCCTGCAGGACAAACTGATCCGGCGGCGGCGCGGGGGTTACTGCTACGAGAACGTCGTCCTGTTCGCGGCGGCACTGGAGCGCTTCGGGTTCGGCATCACGGGTCTGTCCGGCCGGGTCACCATGGGGTCGGGCGGTCTTCGTCCGGCCACCCACGCGCTGCTGCGGGTCACGGTGGCCGACGACGACCGGGTGTGGCTGGCCGATGTGGGTTTCGGCCACGGGCCGTCCGAACCGTATGCCCTCGTCGACGAGCCGGAAGAATTCCGCCTCGGCGGCTGGCGGTTCCGGCTCGAACGCACCCGCGGTGAACTGGGCGGGGACCAGTGGGTACTGCACCAGTTCGTCGGTGCTGGATGGGTCGACCGCTACACATTCACCATGGATCCGCAGTACCGGATCGATTACGAGGTGGGCAATCACTTCGTCTCCACCTCGCCGCGCTCCCCTTTCACCCAGCGCCCGTTCGTGCAGCGTTTTCTGCCCGGAGTGCACCACACGCTGGACGGGCGCGCTATGACCACGGAGTATCCCGACGGGACGAGCGTCTCCCGGGAATTCGAGCTCGCGCAGTTGCCGAAGGTTCTCACCGAGGTATTCGATATCGATCTCGCCGGCGAGGACGCGGAGGCGCTGATCCACGCGCCGTGGACCACTCGCTGA
- the hisB gene encoding imidazoleglycerol-phosphate dehydratase HisB has protein sequence MNRTARVERTTRESSIVVDLNLDGTGKTDISTGVPFYDHMLTALGTHASFDLTVRADGDIEIEAHHTVEDTAIVFGQALGQALGDKKGIRRFGDAYIPMDETLAHAAVDVSGRPYCVHTGEPDHLLHAVIPGAPVRGRNDPGAPYSTVLNRHVFESIALNARIALHVRVLYGRDQHHVTEAEYKAVARALRTAVEPDPRVQGVPSTKGTL, from the coding sequence ATGAACCGAACCGCGCGGGTCGAGCGCACCACCAGGGAATCGAGCATCGTGGTGGACCTGAACCTGGACGGCACCGGAAAAACCGATATCTCCACCGGTGTCCCGTTCTACGACCATATGCTCACCGCGCTCGGCACCCACGCCAGTTTCGATCTGACCGTGCGCGCCGACGGCGATATCGAGATCGAAGCGCACCACACCGTCGAGGACACCGCGATCGTGTTCGGGCAGGCACTCGGGCAGGCGCTCGGCGACAAGAAAGGCATCCGCCGGTTCGGCGACGCCTACATTCCGATGGACGAGACCCTGGCACATGCCGCGGTGGACGTCTCCGGGCGGCCCTACTGCGTGCACACCGGTGAACCGGACCATCTGCTGCACGCCGTGATCCCCGGCGCACCGGTCCGGGGTCGCAACGATCCCGGGGCGCCGTATTCGACGGTACTCAACCGGCACGTCTTCGAATCGATCGCCCTCAATGCCCGGATCGCGCTGCACGTCCGGGTGCTCTACGGCCGCGACCAGCATCATGTGACCGAAGCGGAGTACAAGGCGGTGGCCCGCGCGCTGCGCACCGCCGTGGAACCCGACCCGCGCGTACAGGGCGTGCCCTCGACCAAGGGAACACTGTGA
- a CDS encoding MarR family winged helix-turn-helix transcriptional regulator: MKIAHEDVPGRLRSLPTRLINQTALLADRATEQALADTGSRRHHYAVLTTLREAGAASQAELGRRTKIDRSDMVAVLNDLVARGLADRSADPDDRRRNIVTLTEAGGAHLDELDRRLDRAQDELLTALSAPERRTLVALLTRILDAHTAAADTRSS; the protein is encoded by the coding sequence ATGAAGATCGCGCACGAGGACGTCCCCGGCAGGCTTCGCTCGCTGCCGACGCGACTGATCAACCAGACCGCACTTCTTGCCGACCGCGCCACCGAGCAGGCGCTGGCCGATACCGGATCGCGGCGGCATCACTACGCCGTGCTCACCACGCTGCGGGAGGCCGGCGCCGCCAGTCAGGCCGAACTCGGCCGGCGCACCAAAATCGACCGCAGCGATATGGTGGCGGTCCTCAACGACCTCGTCGCGCGTGGCTTAGCCGATCGGTCCGCCGATCCCGACGATCGCCGCCGCAACATCGTCACTCTCACCGAAGCGGGTGGCGCGCACCTGGACGAGCTGGACCGCAGGCTGGACCGGGCGCAGGACGAACTGCTCACCGCGTTGTCCGCGCCGGAGCGCCGGACGCTCGTCGCCCTGCTCACCCGGATACTCGACGCGCACACCGCCGCCGCGGATACCCGAAGCAGCTGA
- a CDS encoding winged helix DNA-binding domain-containing protein: protein MYSISTAQRRARIGVRHRLSGAHRSADPAEITRSMVVLHATDPATVHLSVAARGHDLGPVQVEQALYEDRSLVRMLAMRRTMFVAPVDLVPVLHASCGTDLAARQRRTYARYLEQAGIGAGDAPGWLAEVAERTHRALLARGSATGAQLSKDVPELRTQIDTAPEKPYSRATNITSWVLVLLGTEGRIVRARPNGTWSSSQYSWAPVESWLPGPLGDIEAEAARTELVRAWLHTFGPAPIGDIKWWTGWTLGQVRKALAGIDTVEVDLDGTPGLILAGDLEPVPDPPPWAVLLPALDPTPMGWQSRSWYLGEHQPRLFDRNGNIGPSIWYDGRIVGGWAQRKDGEIVTRILEDIGAEAQSLVAAEAERAAGWFGAVRPIPRFRTPLERELTA from the coding sequence ATGTATTCGATCAGTACCGCGCAGCGCCGTGCCCGGATCGGCGTCCGCCACCGGCTCTCCGGCGCACACCGTAGCGCCGATCCGGCCGAGATCACGCGGTCGATGGTGGTACTGCACGCCACCGATCCCGCCACCGTGCACCTGTCGGTGGCGGCCCGCGGTCACGACCTGGGCCCGGTGCAGGTGGAACAGGCCTTGTACGAGGACCGGTCGCTGGTGCGGATGCTGGCGATGCGGCGCACCATGTTCGTCGCGCCGGTCGATCTGGTGCCCGTACTACACGCCTCCTGCGGCACCGATCTCGCGGCCCGACAGCGCCGGACCTACGCGCGATACCTGGAGCAGGCGGGGATCGGGGCGGGCGATGCCCCGGGCTGGCTCGCCGAAGTCGCCGAGCGTACGCATCGAGCGCTGCTCGCACGCGGCAGCGCCACCGGGGCCCAGTTGAGCAAGGACGTTCCCGAACTGCGGACGCAGATCGATACCGCGCCGGAGAAGCCGTATTCGCGGGCCACCAATATCACCAGCTGGGTGCTGGTGTTGCTCGGCACCGAGGGCCGGATCGTGCGGGCCCGGCCGAACGGTACGTGGTCGAGCAGCCAGTACTCGTGGGCGCCGGTGGAGTCCTGGCTACCCGGCCCCCTCGGCGATATCGAGGCCGAGGCGGCCCGCACCGAACTGGTCCGGGCGTGGTTGCACACCTTCGGGCCCGCACCGATCGGCGATATCAAATGGTGGACCGGATGGACGCTGGGACAGGTCCGCAAGGCACTCGCCGGGATCGATACCGTCGAGGTCGATCTCGACGGCACCCCGGGGCTGATCCTGGCCGGCGATCTCGAGCCGGTGCCCGATCCGCCGCCGTGGGCGGTGCTGCTACCCGCACTGGACCCGACTCCGATGGGTTGGCAGTCGCGCTCCTGGTATCTGGGCGAACATCAGCCCCGGCTGTTCGACCGCAACGGCAATATCGGCCCGAGCATCTGGTACGACGGCCGGATCGTGGGCGGCTGGGCACAGCGCAAGGACGGCGAGATCGTGACACGGATCCTGGAGGATATCGGCGCCGAGGCACAATCGCTGGTTGCGGCCGAGGCCGAACGCGCCGCCGGCTGGTTCGGTGCGGTGCGCCCGATTCCACGGTTCCGTACTCCGCTCGAACGCGAACTCACCGCATGA
- a CDS encoding maleylpyruvate isomerase family mycothiol-dependent enzyme, with translation MDIRGMLAAERTELIALLRELTEAQWDTPTLCSGWRVREMVAHLRYDSIPLTEYAGIAIRNRFSIDGVNNAMAAAGARRTPAELLAEFEAAPGSVSRWWPRLGLADLLVHQQDIRRPLGLRRDIPAERLRAVLDRPDPFARPWRFTRGLQFVATDFDWIKGSGLPVRGRGEALALAMAGRPVVLDELEGEGVPELRRRCS, from the coding sequence ATGGACATTCGGGGAATGCTCGCCGCGGAGCGCACGGAGCTGATCGCCCTGCTGCGGGAACTGACCGAAGCGCAATGGGATACGCCCACATTGTGTTCGGGCTGGCGGGTGCGCGAGATGGTCGCGCATCTGCGCTACGACAGCATCCCGCTCACCGAATACGCCGGCATCGCGATCCGCAACAGATTCTCGATCGACGGTGTCAACAACGCCATGGCCGCGGCCGGGGCCCGGCGGACGCCGGCGGAGCTGCTCGCGGAATTCGAGGCGGCGCCCGGCTCGGTCTCGCGCTGGTGGCCACGGCTGGGTCTCGCGGATCTGCTCGTACACCAGCAAGACATCCGCCGCCCGCTCGGCCTGCGCCGCGATATCCCCGCCGAGCGGCTGCGCGCCGTCCTCGACCGGCCCGACCCGTTCGCTCGCCCGTGGCGGTTTACCAGAGGGCTACAGTTCGTCGCGACAGATTTCGACTGGATCAAGGGGTCCGGTCTTCCGGTACGGGGCCGGGGTGAGGCGCTAGCGTTGGCGATGGCGGGCCGTCCGGTGGTCCTCGACGAGCTCGAGGGTGAGGGGGTCCCGGAACTGCGTCGCCGCTGCAGCTGA
- a CDS encoding alpha/beta hydrolase family protein, giving the protein MSRRAVSFLAGVLLPALTATLLAGAPAAATQACAVQSRPISVPVDGEQATGLVYEPRGCTVGNALVVAAHGHKGSAAQYSEYLTSIAARTGTPVVSMDMRGSARWRTGEWNLWAGWQDLVAATQWYKATHPGVARTILWGWSQGAMTSGLAAAYGPAGLFDYWVDTFGPSDLFTHWSGPAADYPALQAQIQRDAGNCVPVICPLAYADRSPALQAGRMGIRHAFLIHGTADEVVPYAASTQMRAALMLAGKPSTLYSIVSGRTLNGMVEPGRHNIGPALFEAGCVVERLALGTEPLDGNRDYVVDVARGIVAAPPPPPNAKCAA; this is encoded by the coding sequence ATGAGCAGACGCGCAGTGAGCTTCCTGGCCGGGGTGCTGTTACCGGCATTGACGGCGACGCTGCTGGCCGGGGCGCCCGCCGCCGCGACCCAGGCGTGCGCGGTCCAGAGCCGGCCGATCTCGGTACCGGTCGACGGTGAGCAGGCCACCGGCCTGGTCTACGAACCACGCGGCTGTACGGTCGGCAACGCGCTGGTCGTGGCCGCGCACGGGCACAAGGGTTCGGCGGCCCAGTACTCCGAATACCTCACCTCGATCGCCGCGCGCACCGGAACTCCGGTCGTCTCGATGGATATGCGCGGCAGTGCTCGGTGGCGCACCGGGGAATGGAATCTGTGGGCCGGATGGCAGGATCTGGTCGCCGCCACCCAGTGGTACAAAGCAACGCATCCCGGTGTGGCGCGCACTATCCTGTGGGGCTGGAGCCAGGGTGCGATGACCTCCGGACTGGCCGCCGCCTACGGCCCGGCCGGACTGTTCGACTACTGGGTGGACACCTTCGGCCCCTCGGATCTGTTCACCCACTGGTCGGGGCCCGCCGCCGACTACCCCGCCCTCCAGGCGCAGATCCAGCGGGACGCCGGCAATTGTGTGCCCGTCATCTGCCCGCTCGCCTATGCCGACCGCTCCCCGGCGCTGCAGGCCGGCCGGATGGGTATCCGGCACGCTTTCCTCATCCACGGCACGGCCGACGAGGTGGTGCCCTACGCGGCCAGCACTCAGATGCGGGCCGCGCTCATGCTCGCCGGTAAACCCAGCACGCTGTATTCCATCGTCAGCGGGCGAACCCTGAACGGAATGGTCGAACCCGGGCGCCACAATATCGGCCCGGCCCTGTTCGAGGCCGGTTGTGTGGTGGAGCGGCTCGCCCTGGGTACCGAACCGCTCGACGGCAACCGTGACTATGTGGTCGATGTGGCCCGGGGCATCGTGGCCGCGCCCCCGCCACCGCCGAACGCCAAATGCGCCGCTTAG
- a CDS encoding SDR family oxidoreductase, whose protein sequence is MGEIDLTRRRARYRPSPPRAAGLRIYAGKAAVEQLTRSWALELAAHGIRVDAVAPGPTESEALDRMGLSGAAVEQLKAQETAGIPLGTRGRPEDIAP, encoded by the coding sequence CTGGGTGAAATCGATCTGACCCGGCGCCGTGCGCGGTACAGGCCCTCACCGCCGCGTGCGGCGGGCCTTCGGATCTATGCGGGTAAGGCCGCCGTCGAACAGCTCACCCGTAGTTGGGCACTGGAACTCGCCGCACACGGTATCCGGGTCGACGCGGTGGCCCCGGGGCCGACCGAAAGCGAGGCACTGGACCGGATGGGGCTGTCCGGCGCCGCTGTCGAACAGCTGAAAGCGCAGGAGACCGCCGGGATTCCGCTCGGTACCCGGGGCCGCCCCGAAGATATCGCGCCGTAG
- a CDS encoding nuclear transport factor 2 family protein, with protein MKIRRRLVPLTLFSTTAAGAAVAAGVHLAADRPGRALCELTDRAELTALVDRLARALDDGDFDQFRTIYTSDATARTPGGEAAGRDALMAQAARNHSPDRVIQHFVSNTAIELATDTAEIRANLLAVFAPATTDGTLPNPGFTLGEIYRFSARRLPEGWRLTRVHSTPVWSVGTRF; from the coding sequence GTGAAGATTCGTCGCCGCCTGGTGCCCCTGACCCTGTTCTCCACGACCGCCGCCGGGGCGGCGGTCGCAGCCGGTGTGCACCTTGCCGCCGACCGGCCCGGGCGCGCACTGTGCGAACTCACCGATCGCGCCGAACTCACCGCCCTCGTCGACCGGCTGGCCCGCGCGTTGGACGACGGGGATTTCGACCAGTTCCGGACGATCTACACCAGCGACGCCACCGCACGCACCCCGGGCGGCGAGGCCGCCGGCCGTGATGCACTGATGGCCCAGGCGGCACGTAACCACTCCCCGGACCGGGTGATCCAGCATTTCGTCAGCAATACCGCGATCGAACTGGCCACCGATACCGCCGAGATCCGGGCGAACCTACTCGCGGTATTCGCTCCCGCCACCACCGACGGCACCCTGCCGAACCCGGGCTTCACCCTGGGTGAGATCTACCGTTTCTCCGCACGACGCCTGCCCGAGGGCTGGCGGCTGACCCGCGTGCATTCGACGCCGGTCTGGTCCGTCGGCACCCGGTTCTGA
- the hisD gene encoding histidinol dehydrogenase codes for MTSRIELARVDLRGRTPTTAQLRTALPRGGVDVDSVLHQVRPVVEAVRDRGAAAALEFGAKFDGVTPESVRVPADRLAAALDELDPAVRTALEVAIERTRTVHADQRRTDTTTAVVPGGTVTERWVPVERVGLYVPGGNAVYPSSVVMNVVPAQAAGVDSLVVASPPQQQFGGLPHPTVLAAARLLGVEEVWAVGGAQAVALLSYGGTDTDGAELLPVDLITGPGNIYVTAAKRLCRGLVGIDAEAGPTEIAVLADATADPVHVAADLISQAEHDVLAASVLVTDSLELADAVDAALTAQLAVVKHVERVTAALTGTQSGTVLVDDIDQGLRVVNAYAAEHLEIQTADAAGVAARVRSAGAIFVGPYAPVSLGDYCAGSNHVLPTAGCARHSSGLSVQTFLRGIHVVEYSESALKDVAGHVVALADAEDLPAHGQAVRARFEALS; via the coding sequence ATGACATCCCGTATCGAGCTCGCCCGCGTCGATCTACGCGGTCGCACTCCCACCACCGCGCAACTGCGCACCGCGCTGCCGCGCGGCGGGGTCGATGTGGACTCGGTACTCCATCAGGTGCGGCCCGTGGTCGAGGCCGTCCGCGACCGCGGCGCGGCCGCCGCGCTCGAATTCGGGGCGAAATTCGACGGGGTCACCCCGGAATCCGTCCGGGTCCCGGCGGACCGGCTGGCCGCCGCCCTGGACGAGCTCGATCCGGCCGTACGCACGGCACTCGAGGTCGCGATCGAACGCACCCGCACCGTCCACGCCGACCAGCGGCGCACCGATACCACCACCGCGGTGGTGCCCGGCGGCACCGTGACCGAACGCTGGGTCCCGGTGGAGCGGGTCGGGTTGTACGTGCCCGGCGGTAACGCCGTCTACCCGTCCAGTGTCGTGATGAACGTGGTCCCGGCCCAGGCCGCCGGGGTGGACTCGCTGGTGGTGGCCTCGCCGCCACAGCAGCAGTTCGGCGGGCTCCCGCACCCGACCGTCCTGGCCGCGGCCCGGCTGCTGGGCGTCGAGGAAGTGTGGGCGGTCGGCGGTGCGCAGGCGGTGGCGCTGCTGTCCTACGGCGGCACCGATACCGACGGCGCCGAGCTGCTGCCGGTCGATCTGATCACCGGTCCCGGCAATATCTACGTCACCGCCGCCAAACGACTGTGCCGCGGCCTGGTCGGGATCGACGCCGAGGCGGGCCCCACCGAGATCGCCGTCCTGGCCGACGCCACCGCCGATCCGGTGCACGTGGCGGCCGATCTCATCAGCCAGGCCGAACACGATGTGCTCGCCGCCAGTGTGCTGGTGACCGACAGCCTCGAACTCGCCGATGCCGTGGATGCCGCGCTCACCGCGCAGCTGGCCGTGGTGAAGCACGTCGAACGGGTCACCGCCGCGCTGACCGGCACCCAGTCGGGGACCGTGCTGGTCGACGATATCGATCAGGGCTTGCGAGTGGTCAACGCCTACGCCGCCGAACACCTCGAGATCCAGACCGCGGATGCCGCCGGCGTAGCCGCGCGGGTACGCAGCGCCGGTGCGATCTTCGTGGGCCCCTACGCCCCGGTGAGCCTCGGCGACTACTGCGCCGGATCCAACCACGTCCTGCCCACGGCCGGCTGCGCCCGGCACTCGTCGGGTCTCAGTGTGCAGACCTTCCTGCGGGGGATCCACGTCGTGGAGTACAGCGAGTCGGCCCTGAAAGACGTGGCCGGACATGTGGTCGCGCTGGCCGACGCCGAAGATCTGCCCGCGCACGGGCAAGCCGTCCGCGCCCGTTTCGAGGCGCTGTCGTGA
- the hisH gene encoding imidazole glycerol phosphate synthase subunit HisH, with the protein MVLLDYGSGNLHSAERALVRAGARVEVTADPEAALAADGLVVPGVGAFAACMAGLRAVRGERIIGQRLAGGRPVLGICVGMQILFDRGVEFGVETDGCGEWPGTVDKLEAPVLPHMGWNTVSAPTDSVLFAGMDPSTRFYFVHTYAARTWELPPSDHLAAPRLTWCEYGTGRFLAAVENGALSATQFHPEKSGDAGAQLLSNWVKSI; encoded by the coding sequence GTGGTTCTGCTGGACTACGGGTCCGGGAATCTGCATTCCGCCGAACGGGCGCTGGTCCGGGCCGGTGCGCGGGTCGAGGTGACCGCGGACCCCGAGGCCGCGCTCGCCGCCGACGGCCTGGTGGTTCCGGGTGTCGGTGCCTTCGCCGCCTGCATGGCCGGGCTGCGGGCGGTGCGCGGGGAGCGGATCATCGGTCAGCGGCTGGCCGGTGGGCGGCCGGTACTGGGTATCTGCGTGGGGATGCAGATCCTGTTCGATCGCGGCGTGGAGTTCGGGGTGGAGACCGACGGTTGCGGCGAGTGGCCGGGCACCGTCGACAAACTCGAGGCGCCGGTTCTGCCGCATATGGGCTGGAACACCGTTTCCGCGCCCACGGACAGCGTCCTCTTCGCCGGAATGGACCCCAGTACCCGGTTCTATTTCGTGCACACCTACGCTGCCCGTACCTGGGAACTGCCACCCAGCGACCATCTCGCCGCACCCCGGCTGACCTGGTGCGAGTACGGTACCGGCCGGTTCCTGGCCGCCGTGGAGAACGGCGCGCTCTCGGCCACGCAGTTCCACCCGGAGAAGTCGGGCGACGCCGGTGCACAGCTGCTCTCCAACTGGGTGAAATCGATCTGA